The proteins below are encoded in one region of Halorhodospira halochloris:
- the apbC gene encoding iron-sulfur cluster carrier protein ApbC — protein sequence MSLERESILECLSNFTEPHLLCDLPSAGCIKQLEISDELIDIVIELGFPTHQAYRDYLRSELAEHLTSLTDHDHINITIDSKINSHAVQAGVKPLNEIKNIIAVASGKGGVGKSTVAANIALALQLEGARVGVLDADIYGPSQTRMLGIRTAPEAKDEKHMLPLDGHGLQVMSAGALIDEDTPMIWRGPMVTRALEQLVSETAWQGLDYLIVDMPPGTGDIQLTLAQRVPVSGAVIVTTPQDIALLDARKGLKMFEKVGVEVLGIIENMGLHICSNCGHEEPIFGSGGGQQMAAQYGVQLLGSLPLDITIREQTDSGKPTVIATPESRIAEDYRRTARQVAAQLSLRKLSSGSAFPDIQPGK from the coding sequence ATGAGTCTTGAGCGCGAAAGCATACTTGAGTGCCTTAGTAATTTTACCGAGCCACATCTGCTTTGCGACCTACCGAGCGCTGGCTGTATAAAGCAACTCGAGATCAGTGACGAGCTGATCGATATTGTGATTGAACTCGGCTTTCCCACCCATCAAGCCTATCGCGACTACCTTAGATCTGAGTTGGCTGAGCATTTGACGAGCTTAACAGATCACGATCATATCAATATTACCATCGACTCTAAGATTAATTCTCACGCCGTCCAAGCTGGTGTAAAGCCCCTTAACGAGATCAAGAACATAATCGCAGTAGCCTCCGGCAAAGGAGGCGTCGGCAAGTCGACTGTGGCCGCTAATATTGCCCTTGCCTTGCAGCTCGAAGGCGCTCGCGTCGGAGTTCTCGATGCCGACATCTACGGCCCTAGCCAAACCCGCATGCTCGGTATCCGCACTGCACCCGAGGCCAAGGACGAAAAGCACATGCTGCCGCTGGATGGTCACGGCCTTCAGGTCATGTCTGCCGGGGCGCTGATAGATGAAGATACGCCGATGATATGGCGCGGCCCCATGGTCACACGGGCCCTGGAGCAATTGGTAAGCGAAACCGCATGGCAGGGTCTCGACTACTTGATAGTGGACATGCCTCCGGGCACGGGCGACATTCAGCTCACTCTGGCCCAGAGAGTACCGGTTAGTGGCGCCGTGATAGTAACTACTCCGCAAGATATAGCCTTACTTGATGCCCGCAAAGGGCTAAAGATGTTTGAGAAGGTCGGCGTCGAGGTGCTGGGCATAATCGAAAATATGGGCCTACATATATGCTCTAACTGCGGCCATGAGGAGCCGATCTTTGGTAGCGGCGGGGGGCAACAGATGGCCGCTCAATACGGTGTTCAACTGCTCGGATCGCTGCCGCTGGATATAACTATCCGCGAGCAAACCGACAGCGGTAAACCGACGGTAATTGCCACGCCTGAGAGCCGAATTGCCGAGGACTACCGGCGCACAGCTCGCCAAGTAGCTGCTCAACTGTCGCTGCGCAAACTTAGCAGCGGCAGCGCCTTCCCGGACATTCAGCCAGGCAAATAG
- the ccmA gene encoding cytochrome c biogenesis heme-transporting ATPase CcmA — translation MSPPLGTVLAAIPAAPSSLSQSDNVTADPASANRRLQAEALACRRGDQNLFRNVDIDITTGDLLFVRGRNGSGKTTLLRALCGLTEPAAGAVYWHGQNIRHLDENLRRDILYLGHRDAVKDELSPLENLAIHLGIRGEHADLDTQLDALEQAGLGGREDIPVRYLSQGQRRRSALARLLISPCWLWILDEPLTALDKRAVAWLFERIADHLNRGGMVITTSHQSIDGLPEPLTLDLD, via the coding sequence ATGAGCCCCCCGCTCGGCACAGTGCTCGCAGCAATCCCTGCAGCCCCCTCTTCTCTTTCTCAGTCGGATAATGTCACTGCCGATCCCGCTAGCGCTAACCGTCGCTTGCAAGCTGAGGCCTTAGCCTGTCGCCGCGGCGACCAAAACCTGTTCAGGAATGTCGATATCGACATCACAACCGGGGATCTTTTGTTCGTGCGTGGCCGCAACGGTAGCGGCAAGACCACGCTGCTGCGCGCCTTATGCGGTCTCACCGAACCGGCAGCCGGAGCGGTTTATTGGCATGGCCAGAACATCCGCCATCTTGATGAGAACCTGCGCCGTGACATCCTCTACCTGGGGCACCGTGATGCGGTCAAGGACGAGCTAAGCCCGCTGGAGAACCTTGCCATACATTTAGGCATCCGTGGCGAGCACGCCGATCTCGATACCCAGCTCGACGCCCTAGAGCAGGCGGGGTTGGGCGGTCGGGAGGATATCCCGGTACGCTATCTTTCCCAGGGCCAAAGGCGGCGCAGCGCCCTAGCGCGATTACTAATATCACCTTGCTGGTTATGGATACTAGATGAGCCCCTAACCGCTCTGGATAAGCGCGCAGTTGCCTGGCTTTTCGAGCGCATTGCTGATCACCTAAACCGGGGTGGCATGGTCATAACTACAAGTCATCAATCCATCGACGGCTTACCTGAGCCGCTCACCCTCGACCTGGACTAA
- the ccmB gene encoding heme exporter protein CcmB, whose translation MGRSLWTLMQRDVSLIVMRRQDVLTVVAFFIIVITLFPLTIGPEPEKLRTIAPGAVWVAAALASLISLDRLFADDWRDGTLEQLALSPQPLALVALAKVAAHWCSLSLPLVALSPALGYSLGMQGLELAVLALSLLIGTPVLSLIGAIGAALTLGVRAGGALMALLILPLYVPVLVLGAGAVTEAMYDSIFHAHLSLLGAGLALALPLAPLAIAGALRIALD comes from the coding sequence ATGGGAAGGTCACTCTGGACCCTAATGCAACGCGACGTATCCTTAATAGTGATGCGGCGCCAAGATGTACTGACAGTTGTTGCGTTTTTCATAATAGTCATCACCTTGTTCCCGCTCACTATCGGCCCGGAACCGGAAAAACTGCGCACTATCGCTCCGGGGGCGGTTTGGGTGGCAGCGGCCCTGGCAAGCCTGATATCCCTTGATAGGCTATTTGCTGATGACTGGCGCGACGGCACTCTAGAGCAGCTCGCCCTATCACCACAGCCTCTCGCCCTGGTTGCCCTGGCCAAGGTCGCAGCCCATTGGTGTTCACTGAGTCTACCTTTAGTGGCACTCTCCCCTGCGCTAGGCTACTCATTGGGCATGCAGGGACTGGAATTGGCTGTATTAGCGCTATCGCTTCTTATCGGCACCCCTGTGCTGAGCCTCATCGGCGCCATTGGCGCGGCGCTGACGTTAGGGGTCAGGGCTGGAGGGGCGCTGATGGCACTTCTCATCCTGCCGCTCTACGTGCCGGTTCTAGTCCTCGGCGCCGGAGCAGTCACCGAAGCAATGTATGACAGTATCTTCCACGCCCACCTCTCATTGCTCGGCGCCGGACTGGCCTTGGCCCTACCGCTAGCCCCCCTGGCAATAGCCGGGGCACTGCGCATAGCATTGGACTGA
- a CDS encoding heme ABC transporter permease, producing the protein MSSRSIPWLKYAAPPNFYALADRLTPWLWGLAGITVVIGLYIGFFVAPVDYQQGNSYRIMFIHVPTAWMGMFLYLLMAVYGAIFIIWRIRMADVMARAIAPTGALMTFLALWTGALWGAPTWGTFWVWDARLTSTLILFFLFLGYIALHAASDDRDKGGRSASLLAIIGAVNVPIIYFSVNWWYTLHQGASVMRADGPSMAPEMLAALLVMTAAFWIYCAAIVLRRAQAEALEREPGAEWAQAAAAGRLTREQRERAAAAADIGDIGEQQADDSTTTAQQEGRS; encoded by the coding sequence ATGAGTTCGCGTTCCATCCCCTGGCTCAAATATGCAGCACCGCCGAACTTCTACGCCCTAGCCGATCGCCTCACCCCGTGGCTATGGGGTTTGGCAGGCATCACGGTAGTGATAGGCCTCTACATAGGCTTCTTCGTTGCCCCAGTGGACTACCAGCAAGGCAACAGCTATAGGATTATGTTCATCCACGTGCCCACCGCCTGGATGGGTATGTTCCTTTACCTGCTAATGGCTGTTTACGGCGCCATATTCATCATCTGGCGTATCCGCATGGCTGATGTCATGGCCCGAGCAATCGCCCCGACGGGCGCCTTGATGACGTTCCTCGCCCTGTGGACCGGTGCCCTCTGGGGGGCTCCTACCTGGGGAACATTTTGGGTCTGGGATGCCCGGTTAACTTCGACCCTTATTCTGTTCTTCCTCTTTCTAGGCTATATTGCTCTGCATGCAGCATCCGACGATCGCGATAAGGGCGGGCGTTCCGCTTCGCTGCTGGCTATCATTGGAGCGGTAAACGTGCCCATCATCTACTTCTCGGTCAACTGGTGGTACACCCTCCACCAAGGCGCCTCAGTAATGCGCGCCGACGGGCCGAGTATGGCACCGGAGATGCTAGCTGCCTTACTGGTAATGACTGCAGCATTCTGGATCTACTGTGCGGCCATCGTTCTGCGCCGCGCCCAGGCCGAAGCCCTGGAACGGGAGCCGGGGGCAGAATGGGCACAGGCTGCTGCAGCTGGCAGACTGACTCGCGAGCAACGGGAACGCGCCGCAGCGGCTGCGGATATCGGCGACATTGGCGAACAGCAAGCGGACGATAGCACTACAACTGCGCAGCAGGAGGGCAGAAGCTGA
- the ccmD gene encoding heme exporter protein CcmD produces the protein MWDGVGDFLAMGGHAPYVWGSFGMVAAVIIAEWLLLRRRRNRIFSRLGRRSR, from the coding sequence ATGTGGGACGGAGTTGGGGATTTTCTCGCCATGGGCGGACATGCCCCCTACGTTTGGGGCTCTTTCGGCATGGTTGCGGCAGTAATAATTGCTGAGTGGCTGTTGCTGCGTCGCCGCCGCAACCGTATTTTTTCACGCCTGGGACGACGCTCACGCTAA